The Virgibacillus sp. SK37 region TTTTTTAAATGATTTTGCAGGATAAAAAAGGGCTTTTATTATATCGTACCGACCGATTAGGTGAACGTGATTGGAGATATGATTCATGCTATAAGTTAATATTTACTCCTTATGGAAAAAGCCTCTATCAAACGTCTCGTTCTGACATTCAAATAGAGGAAGACCAGTTTTTTATATTTAATCCGAAATTTGAGCACAAACAGATTCAGGTAACAAAAGAAAAATTTCTCGTTGAAATTGAACCGAATTTACTAAATGAAATAGCTGGGCAACTAGGTGTTCCAGGAACAGATATTGAATTTGCCTCTACTGCTTTTAAAAATCCCCTGCTATTACAATGGGTATCTTTCACGAAAAACTTTCTTACCATGAATGAAAATATGACAACTGGAATGCAGAAATTATTTATTGAGTCAAGCCTTATTCAGTTGACAACACTGATGCTTCAATACGCTCCAGGGTCCCAGCTTGAGGAATTGCCACATAGCTTATATTCGCCGAATATAAATAGAGTGCTTGATGCGTTAAAGCAATCTTACCAGCAGGATTGGTCGTTGGATGATATGGCAACGATGGCTGGCATGAATAAATTTCCGTTCTCTCATGCATTTAAAAGGGAAACGGGATTATCTGCGTACTCTTGGTTGCAATTATTCCGTTTACTAAAAAGCCAGCATTTTTTAACTAAGACGAATAGAAGTATTTTATCAATTGCCCTGGATGTTGGTTTTAAAAACGTTTCATCCTATAACACGCTATTTATAAAAATCTATGGGAGAACTCCATCGGAATTTCGACTGCTTTACCGAAGAAATAGTTAACGCGGCTAAACTTATTATGATGATCATTAGGCCACTACCAAGCATTAACCATTGAATAGGAGTAACTATAACAAGCAGTCCAAAAAGCAAAAGAGAAACAGTATTTGCCGTATAAAGAAGAAATGCATTGGAACTAAAGGCACGACCATGCATGTTCTCAGGCACAAGAGTTTGGAGCATATAAACTCTCGCTAAGCTGGACAATGGCAGGCCAATTCCTACTAAGGCTACACCAATAAAAAAGTGTGTCAGACTATACATGAATCCGTAATAGGTTATCCCCAAACCCCATAAAAATGCTCCTATAAGATATGTTTTTAGGGTCATCTCCCGAATGAAGTAAGGGATAATTAGATTAGTAATGACAACAATAGCTCCGAAAACCCCTTGAAGGATGCTATATAGTTCTTTACTGTGTGAGGTTAGTTCAGTTAGAGCAAGCAACAACCCAACTTGCCATACCCAGGTGTTAAAAAACACAACTAGAAATGTTACAGTAAATAAATATTTTACCTTTGAATGTTTTCTTACCCACGAAAAAAACTCAACGATAGAAAGAACTGCTGTTCGAACTGTCTTTGTAGCCAGGTTTTTTTCTTCCGTAAAATGGATCTTTCTGAGACATATAATACTAATACCATAGGATAATGCATCAACGATAAAAAAATAAACCGTTCCATAAGTTAGAAGCCAAACAGATAAGACGGGACTTAAGATTGTGACGCCACGACTAACCGTATCATATAGACTGTTTGCAGAGGCGCGTTGCTCAGCTTGTGTAATCATTGGTAAAATGGCCCGGTGTGCAGGGTTGAAAAAACACCCTATTGTTTGAATGACAAAGCTTACAATAAGTAAATAGCTAAAGCTTAGTAAACCAGTCTGATGGAAAAGAAAGACCGATAAAATAATAGGAATACGTAGACTATCTAATAAAATTAATAGTTTTTTGCGAGGAATCCAATCTGCAATAACACCACCAATCAATCCAAATAACAAGTATGGTATTGTTTCTGCAATTGCCATTATAGTTGTATATATAGTTGAATCAGTAAGATCATAAGCAAGAAAGAGAAAAGCCATGCCAGAAAGTACATCACCTAAACGAGAAACACCACCTCCGAGCAGATAATTTCTAATATTTTTGTTAGTTAATGTAGATAGATACATTGTTTTTCACCTCCCATCTATTTTACGAAGGAGGGGCTACCTTTTCTTTCTGAATCTTGCACTGAACTCCAGCAATTTTTTGATAGAATTACTTCATTCGATCAATTATGAGAAGGGGGGACATTATATGAAGCTAAAAACAGTCCCTATGGATGTAGAGATTGCCATGTCCATACTAAACTGGAAATATGATAAACCATATGATTTTTATAATAATGAACTAACGGAAGAGGCTTTACATGAATTTATAAACGGGAATTATTTTACAATTGTAGATGAGAGGGAGAGACTGATCGGTTTTTACTGTACTGGAACTGCTGCACAAGTGCCAGCGGGGAATAGGGTAGAAGCTTACAAGGAAGAAAAACTCGATATTGGGTTCGGTATGAATCCAGTTTTAACTGGTCAAGGAAAAGGTTATTCATTTTGTGACTATATATTTAAAACAATTGGGCAGAATTCACCCGATCTGCCGCAACGTCTAACAGTCGCTACTTTCAATAAACGTGCCATCCATTTATATAAAAAGTTTGGATTTAAACAAGAAAACGAATTTAATACAGAGCGGGCAACTTTTATTACGATGACAAGAAATAAAGGATAAGCTTTCTCTTTTTAAAAAATGTAGCGGCACTCTAACCGCTACATTCTTCTACATGAGATCTTTTCCCGTCTTATAAAATACTTCTCTATCTTTCTGAGGCACAAGGTCTCCTCCGGTTGCCCAGGCGATATGATTAATATTATCCGGATTTATTTCCAGTTGTTTAACATAGTCACTTTGTAAGACGGCTTGGGGACCAAGAAGCCCAGCTGTTGCTGATGGCTCAACTTGGATATTTTCTGTATCCTGAAGCATAGCAAGTAATCGATATAAATCATCATCCTCCATGGTATACATGCCGCTTACTAACTGATCGCTAATAGCAGTGGCAAACTGGGATGGACGTCCTACAGCTAAGCCGTCCGCAGCCGTTTTGTTATCAAGGCCGAAATCCTGAACACTAACACGGTCCATCTCTCCAGTTAATAATCCAATTAACACAGCCGGTGAATGTGTAGGCTCAACAAAGAAACAATGAACATGGTCTCCAAACAGTTGCTTAAGACCAAATGTAATACCACCCGGTGAGCCACCAACGCCACATGGTATATAGACAAATAAAGGATGCTCTTTATCCACCTTAATTCCTTGTTCCTCCAATTGGTGTTTTAGTCGAAATGCGGCAGTACTGTAACCAAGGAATAAATGCTTGGAGTCCTCATCATCAACAAAATAGCCATTTGGATCCTCTATTGTTGTTTTACGTCCTTCTTCAATCGCCTCACTAAAGTCGCCACTAAATTCAACTACCTTAGCTCCTTTTTCTCTCAATAAATCCTTTTTCCATTGTTTGGCATCTGCGGACATATAAACAGAAACCTGAAAGCCTAATGCTGCACTCATAATACCAATACTTAATCCAAGATTCCCAGTAGACCCAACGCCAATGGAATAATCTTTGAAAAAATCCTTGAATTCGTTGGTGGCAAAAAGCTTGTAGTTATCTTCTTTTGAGATTAAGCCTGCATCAATAGCAAGTGCTTCTGCATGATGCAATACTTCGTAAATTCCCCCTCTTGCTTTTACGGAACCAGCTATTGGTAATTCATTATCGCATTTTAAAAAGAGTTCTCCAGTTAAATTTCTATTATAGTAATTAACAAGCTGATCTCTCATGCCAGCAATGTTCCGTATAGGAGATTCAATAATTCCGTTACTCTTTTCGGTTTGCGGAAAAACTTCAGCCAAAAAAGGAGCAAATCTATGCCATCTTTCTTCGGCTTCTTTCATGTCCTGAATCGTTAAAGGTAATGTATTAAAATTAGAAGCAGATGCCAGGTGAGAATTTTGCCAAAACACAGGCTCTAATTTTCTTAAATTTGTTATTAAAGGATACTTCGATTCCCACGCTTTTAATTCACTATCTGTAAAAATAAACAATCCCTCCTTAAAATAATTCATTTATATTTTTCTATTTTCTCAGTATTTACTTAAGGAAACAAATATTATAAGCTACTTGTTTAACTTTTATCCAATATGGGTAATAAGTGGTAATGATATTAATCAAACTTATTTCCTACATACGTTTTTTAAACGTCGAAATCATAGGGATAAGGACTTATTTTATAAAACATTCTGTATAAACTGTAGTTATTGCCAATATTTTCTTTTATAATGTCATGTAGGAAGAACAATAAAATAAATGGAGGTTGTTTAAATGTCTGGTATGATTCGTTTAAACCCTGAAGAATTAGAAGATTTTGCGAGAAGGTATGGTATTGAAAGTGGGAATGTAAATGCCATTCTTAAAACATTGGATGATCTCATTGCCCAGTTAGGAGATGCGTGGGAGGGTGGAGCTTCACAAGCTTTCCAAGACCAATATGTAGAACTACGACCTTCTTTTGTTAACATGGTTACTCTTTTAGAGGACATCCAACGTCAATTAGCTTCTAGTGCTGATACACTTAGACAGACAGACGCTAATATTGCAGGTCAAATTCGCGGATAATACAGTAGAAATAGAAGAGGAGATAGTGCCGCAGTTATAACGTGTCGGCACTATTTTTTGTATAAAATGTAAGTATTATCTACCAGGAGAATGGTAGCGGTTAGAGGATTAGTTACGAAAGAAGGAGTCTGGCGACATGTATATAAACGTGACAATTGATTTGAATCAATACAATCAACCTCCAGTTGAATTAAGACTATCTGATCAGCATCGGGTGAAGAACCTTGTTGATATAACTTGGCAGGCTGCTAAATTGCATACCATACCACGTGAGGGCTATTGGATTCGTGTAACCAATAAAAAAAGAGTTTTTGATGGTTCATTAACACTAAAAG contains the following coding sequences:
- a CDS encoding AraC family transcriptional regulator, whose translation is MILQDKKGLLLYRTDRLGERDWRYDSCYKLIFTPYGKSLYQTSRSDIQIEEDQFFIFNPKFEHKQIQVTKEKFLVEIEPNLLNEIAGQLGVPGTDIEFASTAFKNPLLLQWVSFTKNFLTMNENMTTGMQKLFIESSLIQLTTLMLQYAPGSQLEELPHSLYSPNINRVLDALKQSYQQDWSLDDMATMAGMNKFPFSHAFKRETGLSAYSWLQLFRLLKSQHFLTKTNRSILSIALDVGFKNVSSYNTLFIKIYGRTPSEFRLLYRRNS
- a CDS encoding MFS transporter, with amino-acid sequence MYLSTLTNKNIRNYLLGGGVSRLGDVLSGMAFLFLAYDLTDSTIYTTIMAIAETIPYLLFGLIGGVIADWIPRKKLLILLDSLRIPIILSVFLFHQTGLLSFSYLLIVSFVIQTIGCFFNPAHRAILPMITQAEQRASANSLYDTVSRGVTILSPVLSVWLLTYGTVYFFIVDALSYGISIICLRKIHFTEEKNLATKTVRTAVLSIVEFFSWVRKHSKVKYLFTVTFLVVFFNTWVWQVGLLLALTELTSHSKELYSILQGVFGAIVVITNLIIPYFIREMTLKTYLIGAFLWGLGITYYGFMYSLTHFFIGVALVGIGLPLSSLARVYMLQTLVPENMHGRAFSSNAFLLYTANTVSLLLFGLLVIVTPIQWLMLGSGLMIIIISLAALTISSVKQSKFRWSSPIDFYK
- a CDS encoding GNAT family N-acetyltransferase, with product MKLKTVPMDVEIAMSILNWKYDKPYDFYNNELTEEALHEFINGNYFTIVDERERLIGFYCTGTAAQVPAGNRVEAYKEEKLDIGFGMNPVLTGQGKGYSFCDYIFKTIGQNSPDLPQRLTVATFNKRAIHLYKKFGFKQENEFNTERATFITMTRNKG
- a CDS encoding WXG100 family type VII secretion target, with product MSGMIRLNPEELEDFARRYGIESGNVNAILKTLDDLIAQLGDAWEGGASQAFQDQYVELRPSFVNMVTLLEDIQRQLASSADTLRQTDANIAGQIRG
- a CDS encoding EsaB/YukD family protein; this translates as MYINVTIDLNQYNQPPVELRLSDQHRVKNLVDITWQAAKLHTIPREGYWIRVTNKKRVFDGSLTLKDCGITAGDRIEIL
- a CDS encoding D-serine ammonia-lyase — its product is MFIFTDSELKAWESKYPLITNLRKLEPVFWQNSHLASASNFNTLPLTIQDMKEAEERWHRFAPFLAEVFPQTEKSNGIIESPIRNIAGMRDQLVNYYNRNLTGELFLKCDNELPIAGSVKARGGIYEVLHHAEALAIDAGLISKEDNYKLFATNEFKDFFKDYSIGVGSTGNLGLSIGIMSAALGFQVSVYMSADAKQWKKDLLREKGAKVVEFSGDFSEAIEEGRKTTIEDPNGYFVDDEDSKHLFLGYSTAAFRLKHQLEEQGIKVDKEHPLFVYIPCGVGGSPGGITFGLKQLFGDHVHCFFVEPTHSPAVLIGLLTGEMDRVSVQDFGLDNKTAADGLAVGRPSQFATAISDQLVSGMYTMEDDDLYRLLAMLQDTENIQVEPSATAGLLGPQAVLQSDYVKQLEINPDNINHIAWATGGDLVPQKDREVFYKTGKDLM